Below is a genomic region from Echinicola rosea.
GAGTTGTTTGAAACAAAATCTGGAACATCAGATTTGATTGCCAAGAGCCGTATGACGGGAGACTGTCACGTACGGTTCTGAGAGAGGCTTGGGCATAGTGCCCAGGCCTACTCGACTTTGACCTGAAGCAAAAGATTAACAAAGGTAAAGAGGTGAAGACCATCTTGGAATTTAGCAGAAAAATAATAGAACCAATATTTCCAAATTCACACTAACTAAACGACATTGATAAAGCGGGTTAAAGCGTTTTCCCTGTCGATATAATTAACGGTTTTATGAAAACAGATTATATAACTATCTTGGGGAAAAAATCATTAAATGAAGGCAATATTATTTACCATTGTAAGCGGCGTTTTTTTTAGTTTTCTGATGGGAAAAGTGATGGCCCAAGGTGCAGAAAGGCCAAATGTGATATTGATCATGACCGATGATCAAGGTTTTGGCGATTTTGGCTTTACGGGCAACCACCTTGTCCATACGCCGCATTTGGATCAGTTGAAGGAAGAGAGCACCTATTTTGATCAGTTTTATGTTTCGCCGGTCTGTGCTCCTACCCGAGCGAGTCTTATGACGGGCAGGTATTCGCTGCGGACGGGTATCCGTGACACCTATAATGGTGGAGCGATCATGGCGACTGAAGAAATCACCCTTCCAGAAATGCTGAAACAAGGAGGGTACCAAACGGGTATTTTTGGTAAGTGGCACCTTGGAGACAACTATCCATCACGCCCCATGGATCAGGGGTTTGATGAATCGGTCATCCACCTTTCTGGTGGGATGGGACAGGTGGGAGATGTCACTACCTATTTTAAAGGAGACAGGAGCTATTTTGATCCTGTGCTATGGCATAATGGCCGTAAGGAAGCTTACCAAGGGTATTGCACAGATATTTTTGCAAGTGAAGCCATTGATTTTATGGAGAATTCCCTCAAATCAGGGCAAGAACCCTTCTTTTGTTATCTGTCATTTAATGCTCCACATACGCCTTTGCAGGTGCCCGATAAATACTACCAAAAATACAAAGATATCGACCCGACAGCTGGCTTTGATTCGGGCAGGGGCGATTTTCCGGAGATGACCGAAGAGGACAAAGAGGCTGCCAGAAAAGTCTATGCCATGGTCGAAAACATTGACGATAACCTTGGGAAGGTTTTTGACAAGCTGCGTGATTGGGGGATTGAAGAGAATACCATCGTGATCTTTATGACGGACAATGGTCCCCAGCATTATCGCTACCTGTCAGGGATGCGTGGGAAAAAGGCTACCGTTTACCGGGGGGGAGTCAGGACACCTTTCTTGTTGAGGTACCCGGCCAAACATTCTGGTGGTATTACCATCAGCACTCCCGGGGTCCATATGGATGTGATGCCTACGCTGGCCGAACTTTGCCAGGTTACATTGCCATCGGATAGGACAATAGACGGTAATAGCTTGGTGCCACTAATCGATGGAGAGCAGGTGGATTGGGCCGATCGGCCATTGTTCTTTTATTGGACCAGAAGATATCCAGAGCTTTACCAAAATATGGCCGTGCAGCAAGGTGAATTTAAACTTGTGGGCCATGCAGACTATGATGCTACTCATAAGGATTTTGAACTTTTCGAGATGGGCACCGACCCCGGTGAACATACCAACATTAACCTTAAAAACTCCACAAAGGCAAAAATGCTGAAAGGAGCCATGGACAGTATTTATCAGGAGCTTATTCAATCGCCCCATCTTCTTCACCAGCCCCCGATCGTAATCGGCAGTGCAGCGGAAAACCCTTCTATACTCAACAGAAATGATGCGGGTGGTGATCGTGGTATTTGGAGCCAAGAAGATATTTATGGAAAGTGGTATGTCAATGCAAAACCCGGTACTTATACCATGAAGTTTCGATTTCTAAACCCGGTACCAGAAGGAGGTCAAATGACCCTTGAGGTAGGATCACGCGTATTTCGGATGGAAAACCCATCCAAAGGAGAATGGATCGTCATGGATAATGTAACGTTGGAGGAAATGGAAGGTGACTTTATCCCATTTTATACCCATAATGGCAAACGGATCTTTCCTTTCTGGGTGGAGGTAGAAAATAATACGCTCTCTGAATGAGTCGAGGCCCCAAAGTCTCGAAGTCACAACAGGCGGGAAGTCGGCACCTTAGTTTCCCCAAAGAATACTTAGCGGCATTTTTTTTGCCACGAAGTCTCGAAGTCACCAAGGGGGATGAATTGGGATATTTGCGTACTTGGCCTATTACTTTGCAAAACACTTAGTGTCTTGGTGCCTTAGTGGCTTCTTACTGTTCCCGCATAAGGCAGCGGCTGATTCATCCTATTGTGCGCTATGTTCCTATGTAGTTACGCATAAATCATACTCCAAAGTATAATTTTTATAAGTGGTATTGAGTTAAAAACTCAATTTTAGGTGTTCCCGCAGCATAGCTGTCGGAACAACAGGTGGGGTTAAAAAGACTCGCCAATTCGGAAATAGACACCCCAGTCGTCCTTGCCTACGGCTGCATCCAAGCCGATATTGAACTTGACAGTCTTGAAGGCGCGGTAGCGGTAGCCTACGCCTGCTCCGGGGTAGAGCTTCCAGTTGAAGCTATCGGTATCTGATCCATAAATGGTAGCCATTCCGGCAAAGCCTACCAAGCCCATTTTTTCATTAAAATTATACCTGTACTCACCTTGCAGGGACATCAGGCCATCACCACGGTATTTCCCTTGGGAATAACCCCGGATATCTTTGCCGCCTACGGTTACTTGTTGCTCGAAGGCGATATCTCCGAGACCAAATTTCCCAGCAAAGCGAGCGGCAATGACATCCCTGTCGTCATGTACTGAAAAGTAATGGTTGTACTCCGAGAGAATCTTATTGGCTTCCACTTCATTTCCTAATCCTTGGGGATAGGTAATCCACCGAAGCCTTGATCGCCTACCTGATGTAGGATAATACACGGCATCTCTGGTGTCCAGCAAGAGGTTAAATTCCAAACCATTGGTTTTGGTAGTAGAAGGAGGCTGGACATCATCTTCGTATTGGGTGTCGTAATGGGAATAGGTATAGGTGATCCCACCATAGAGATTATCAATGATTTTCCGTTGGATGCCCACACTGACTATCGTGGTCTTGGTGCCATAATCGTAAAAGCCCGGCGTGTCGATGTCATCCATGAAAAATTGGGAGTTGTTATCTCCTGTCAATGCAAAAAGACTGGCCCTCCATTGGTCTTCCTTGAAATACCACCTGTTAAACCCGGCCACAAAGAAAGAACCATTCGTAGTGTAGATGGCCGATAGTCCAGAAAGGGACTTTGGCGAGATGGTATCAGCCTGATCAAGCTTGTACATCATCATGGGGATCGCCCCAAACATCAACTCCAAATTCCGGTTATAGCTAAGAAAGGGCATTAAACTGAAATCTACCTTTTTGGTACTGTCGGTTTTAGTGGATCCTTGAGTAGTATCCTGTTGGGCAGATAATAGGCCCGGAGCAAAGAGGAGCCACAAAAATAGAATGGGGAAAAGCTGAAGTGGTTTTTTCATGAAAAGTCGGGGTTTCGATTTGGTTACCAATATAGGGATAAATTCACCAAGGGGCTGTAATTAAGGCCATTGCAATTTTACCTCATTGATCATGGTGGTGGAACCACCGTTGTATTCGATGGCAAAGCCCCCGTGGTCGTTGGGGTTTACGGTTTCGCTAAGATGCACTTCTTTTTTGACCTGCGCGGGGTAATGGGAAGCATCGAAGTCAGTAGTGGAATGGACATGGGCAATGAGCTGATTGTTATTGATGCTGAGGGATATCATGCAAGGAGCTCGGAAACAACTCGTCGATACCGGTTGGCTGATGGGGCGGACGTGGTTATTTTCATATCGTACCAAAAGGCAATCCACTGAATTGGCAAATTTTGTGGTACGCATGATCCGGAGTCCATAGCCTGTTTTGGTATGAGCATCGTATTTGATCAGCACGTCCATGTACAGCGGTGCGACGCTAAAGCCCTGTCCGGCAGTTTTGTGCGGTGAAACCACCAAGGAGACGTTCATATCCCCTACTTTTTCTATGATCGGCGTATAGCTCATAGAGCCAGTTCTGGCAGATTGCAGTAGTCCTACCATTCCTTCTGATCCGCCTGAGCCTTTTTCATATATCCAGGCATCTTCGGGCAGTGAGGACGGGCGGTAAGCGGAAGACTGTAAAGTGTCGAACGTCCAATAGCCTGGGATTACCTTGGGTTGGTTAGCGACTGATAATATACTGAAGTCTGTTTTCAGTGATCTTGGATCCACCTTCAAATCCTTTTTTTGGATAGGCACGGCCATCGTGTATCGTTTTTCTTGTCCTGCCTCACTGCGGAGGTGTTTTGGAGCGATACCCACCGAGATATACTTTCCAACGTCTCCTGCTGTAAGAGGGTATTCCTGTAACGGCGCGCCTCCCCTGCTGACGGCTATTTTAATGGCTTGTTTTGCTTCAGAATCAGGGCTGCGGTACCAGGAAAT
It encodes:
- a CDS encoding BamA/TamA family outer membrane protein, encoding MKKPLQLFPILFLWLLFAPGLLSAQQDTTQGSTKTDSTKKVDFSLMPFLSYNRNLELMFGAIPMMMYKLDQADTISPKSLSGLSAIYTTNGSFFVAGFNRWYFKEDQWRASLFALTGDNNSQFFMDDIDTPGFYDYGTKTTIVSVGIQRKIIDNLYGGITYTYSHYDTQYEDDVQPPSTTKTNGLEFNLLLDTRDAVYYPTSGRRSRLRWITYPQGLGNEVEANKILSEYNHYFSVHDDRDVIAARFAGKFGLGDIAFEQQVTVGGKDIRGYSQGKYRGDGLMSLQGEYRYNFNEKMGLVGFAGMATIYGSDTDSFNWKLYPGAGVGYRYRAFKTVKFNIGLDAAVGKDDWGVYFRIGESF
- a CDS encoding arylsulfatase, yielding MKAILFTIVSGVFFSFLMGKVMAQGAERPNVILIMTDDQGFGDFGFTGNHLVHTPHLDQLKEESTYFDQFYVSPVCAPTRASLMTGRYSLRTGIRDTYNGGAIMATEEITLPEMLKQGGYQTGIFGKWHLGDNYPSRPMDQGFDESVIHLSGGMGQVGDVTTYFKGDRSYFDPVLWHNGRKEAYQGYCTDIFASEAIDFMENSLKSGQEPFFCYLSFNAPHTPLQVPDKYYQKYKDIDPTAGFDSGRGDFPEMTEEDKEAARKVYAMVENIDDNLGKVFDKLRDWGIEENTIVIFMTDNGPQHYRYLSGMRGKKATVYRGGVRTPFLLRYPAKHSGGITISTPGVHMDVMPTLAELCQVTLPSDRTIDGNSLVPLIDGEQVDWADRPLFFYWTRRYPELYQNMAVQQGEFKLVGHADYDATHKDFELFEMGTDPGEHTNINLKNSTKAKMLKGAMDSIYQELIQSPHLLHQPPIVIGSAAENPSILNRNDAGGDRGIWSQEDIYGKWYVNAKPGTYTMKFRFLNPVPEGGQMTLEVGSRVFRMENPSKGEWIVMDNVTLEEMEGDFIPFYTHNGKRIFPFWVEVENNTLSE